A stretch of the Calditerrivibrio sp. genome encodes the following:
- a CDS encoding enoyl-CoA hydratase/isomerase family protein — protein sequence MKYEKDTNSHRLDIILDGTYLTKDDIIKLITLLKSIEKDRTINHIVFSSDGENFCLGHDINEILHYDVTQSKIYSSLGQELLKMIRRSKKIFHAALTGKALGPGFELVLATDLIFGTKGTTFGFPETTFGILPAFGGTSLTSRKIHENFAKFLTITGNEIDIDELFCRGIVSKIFTTQKEMFSYIEETITNLNEKSIFTLGLAKETINNGIEIDLERALLLEQNAFAVAFSSYDKKEGMGAFVDKRKPHFKNRWEDYEEMF from the coding sequence ATGAAATATGAAAAAGATACAAATTCACACAGACTTGATATTATATTAGATGGAACATACCTTACAAAGGATGATATCATCAAACTAATAACACTATTAAAGTCTATAGAAAAAGATAGAACTATTAATCATATCGTATTTTCATCAGACGGAGAAAACTTTTGTTTGGGACATGATATAAATGAGATCTTACATTACGATGTCACCCAATCAAAAATATATTCATCTCTTGGACAGGAATTATTAAAAATGATAAGAAGATCAAAAAAGATCTTTCATGCTGCACTAACAGGAAAAGCATTAGGACCTGGTTTTGAGTTGGTTTTAGCTACAGATCTTATTTTTGGTACAAAAGGAACTACTTTTGGTTTTCCAGAGACAACTTTTGGTATCCTACCAGCTTTTGGTGGTACCTCCCTAACCTCAAGAAAGATTCATGAGAATTTTGCAAAATTTTTAACAATAACAGGTAACGAAATCGATATAGATGAACTTTTTTGTCGTGGAATTGTCTCTAAAATATTCACCACCCAAAAAGAGATGTTTAGCTATATTGAAGAAACGATAACAAATCTGAATGAAAAAAGTATCTTTACCTTAGGTCTTGCAAAAGAGACAATAAACAATGGTATAGAAATAGATCTCGAAAGAGCACTTCTTTTAGAACAAAACGCTTTTGCAGTAGCTTTTAGCAGTTATGACAAAAAAGAGGGCATGGGTGCATTTGTGGATAAAAGGAAACCTCATTTTAAAAATAGGTGGGAAGACTATGAGGAGATGTTTTAG
- a CDS encoding TolC family protein, protein MRRCFSLFLFLFFSINTKAETITNLKQAINISLEKNPQILAIKEQTDVYKHKIKQTEATKAPQINLSTGYSRVSPLPAVTTSKDTTDNYDLYTINLDLKMNLYDFKKTDYQIKSLKSQENSVVFDTIALKNNIAFQVTYNYFKLLQLKEQLNVAIQTLENQKKHLNTAKAFFMQGLKPKIDITKAEVNLSNAELNVIKATNMVKLATTELSKAIGVDNLIFAPEEKDFPLKDIKDLQAYLLEGYNRRWEIKSIQEKINALRESIKASMSNNLPTLNLESSYSRSGSHLDMNKDGWSIGFKVSIPLYNGNITNYQINELLSNITIYNHQLEQLKQNIRYEIENSYYSLVEAMEKYKISEKLLKQAEENYEIAVGRYNAGLSTPLELSDAEVELEKAKLNKISSKYEYLISKAMLSKAVGDMYE, encoded by the coding sequence ATGAGGAGATGTTTTAGTCTTTTTTTGTTTCTGTTTTTCTCTATAAATACAAAAGCTGAAACAATTACTAACCTCAAACAAGCAATCAACATCTCCCTCGAAAAAAATCCACAAATTTTAGCTATTAAAGAACAAACGGATGTCTATAAACATAAAATAAAACAAACAGAGGCAACAAAAGCACCCCAAATAAACTTATCTACTGGTTACAGTAGGGTCTCACCCCTCCCTGCTGTAACCACCTCAAAAGATACCACAGACAACTATGATCTTTATACAATTAATTTGGATCTAAAAATGAATCTCTATGATTTTAAAAAAACAGATTATCAAATCAAAAGTCTTAAAAGTCAAGAAAACTCAGTGGTTTTTGATACCATCGCTTTGAAGAACAATATCGCATTCCAAGTTACTTACAATTACTTCAAATTACTTCAATTGAAAGAACAACTCAATGTAGCCATACAGACATTGGAAAATCAAAAAAAGCACTTAAACACTGCAAAAGCTTTTTTTATGCAGGGTCTAAAACCCAAAATTGATATAACAAAAGCTGAAGTAAACCTCTCTAATGCTGAACTAAATGTAATCAAAGCTACAAATATGGTAAAGCTCGCCACTACCGAACTGTCTAAGGCGATTGGAGTTGACAACCTAATCTTTGCACCTGAAGAGAAAGATTTCCCATTAAAAGATATAAAAGATCTTCAAGCTTATCTTTTAGAAGGCTATAACAGAAGATGGGAAATCAAATCCATCCAAGAGAAAATCAATGCACTAAGAGAAAGTATAAAAGCCTCAATGAGCAATAATCTTCCCACACTCAATCTGGAATCCAGCTATAGTCGTTCAGGATCCCATTTAGATATGAACAAAGATGGTTGGAGTATAGGATTCAAAGTAAGCATACCCCTATACAACGGTAACATAACAAACTATCAAATCAATGAGTTATTATCAAATATAACAATATATAACCATCAGTTGGAACAATTAAAACAGAATATCCGCTATGAAATAGAAAATAGTTACTACAGCCTTGTAGAAGCGATGGAAAAATACAAAATCTCAGAAAAATTGTTAAAACAAGCAGAGGAAAACTATGAAATAGCAGTAGGCAGATATAATGCTGGGCTTAGCACTCCACTGGAGCTCTCAGATGCAGAGGTCGAATTAGAAAAAGCTAAGCTCAATAAAATTTCTTCAAAATATGAATACCTTATATCAAAAGCCATGCTTTCAAAAGCAGTTGGAGACATGTATGAATAA
- a CDS encoding NAD(P)/FAD-dependent oxidoreductase translates to MKRRDFVKTTALVGLGLTLSNNIFASDSKKDLLPKKQTRVVVIGGGFGGATAAKYLKMLSPKLDVVLVDSSDIYYSCPMSNHVIVGLSHIKEITFKYDILQKKYGVKFLKGTVESIDGVAKKVLFADGYVSYDFLVVSPGIGFKFDDKIGYTKEVSEVLPHAWKAGDQTIKLANMLKDLPKGGTVLLRVPKAPYRCPPGPYERACLISWYIKAKKPGSKLIVIDANDDVASKTKLFKAAFAELYKDVLEYIPEVEVQGIDINGRTIKTSKGDFKADMINYIPDQKASDSAFKFGLIPEGKLWAPVDAWTLESTEVKDVYVIGDSANRGSFGTLPHSGYVANSMAKVVAEAIVAKLSGKNPPRPFMLNTCYSMVSDSEAIWIATVYEYNDEKKLTLQVGKAGGIPDKRSKIDKEHQYSWANAIWEDTFM, encoded by the coding sequence ATGAAAAGAAGAGATTTTGTCAAGACGACAGCTTTGGTTGGACTTGGTTTGACTTTGTCTAATAATATATTTGCTTCAGATTCAAAGAAAGATCTTTTGCCAAAAAAACAGACACGGGTGGTTGTAATAGGTGGTGGCTTCGGTGGTGCTACTGCTGCTAAATATCTAAAGATGTTAAGTCCTAAGCTTGATGTAGTGCTTGTGGATAGCTCCGATATCTATTACTCCTGTCCAATGAGCAATCATGTAATTGTTGGGCTTAGTCACATAAAAGAGATCACATTTAAGTATGATATTTTGCAAAAAAAATATGGGGTTAAATTTCTTAAGGGGACTGTAGAAAGTATAGATGGTGTAGCTAAAAAAGTGCTATTTGCTGATGGTTATGTTAGCTATGATTTCTTAGTGGTATCTCCAGGTATTGGATTCAAATTTGATGATAAAATAGGTTATACCAAAGAGGTTTCAGAGGTTTTGCCTCATGCATGGAAGGCTGGTGATCAAACAATAAAACTTGCGAATATGCTAAAGGATCTTCCTAAGGGTGGTACTGTCCTCTTGAGGGTTCCAAAGGCTCCCTACAGATGCCCCCCTGGACCTTATGAAAGAGCCTGTTTGATTTCTTGGTATATCAAAGCAAAAAAGCCCGGTAGTAAGCTAATTGTGATAGATGCAAACGATGATGTGGCATCTAAGACAAAGCTTTTTAAAGCAGCTTTTGCCGAACTTTATAAGGATGTTTTGGAGTATATTCCTGAGGTTGAGGTACAAGGTATTGATATAAACGGTAGAACTATTAAAACATCAAAAGGTGATTTTAAAGCTGATATGATAAACTATATTCCTGATCAAAAGGCCAGTGACTCTGCTTTTAAGTTTGGTCTTATTCCAGAGGGTAAACTATGGGCTCCAGTGGATGCGTGGACCCTTGAGTCAACTGAGGTCAAGGATGTATACGTAATTGGTGATAGTGCTAATAGAGGTAGTTTTGGTACCCTGCCACATTCTGGATATGTAGCTAATTCTATGGCAAAAGTGGTAGCAGAAGCCATTGTAGCAAAATTAAGTGGTAAGAATCCACCTCGTCCGTTCATGTTGAATACGTGCTATAGCATGGTAAGTGATTCTGAGGCGATATGGATAGCCACCGTTTATGAATACAATGATGAAAAGAAACTTACTCTTCAAGTTGGCAAAGCTGGTGGTATTCCTGATAAGAGGAGTAAAATTGACAAAGAGCATCAATACAGCTGGGCAAATGCTATTTGGGAAGACACGTTTATGTAA
- a CDS encoding efflux RND transporter periplasmic adaptor subunit — translation MNKTLFFLMVFFISVSCTKKPSENPKKQAQPVPVEIAIAEKKDIPVVLESFGQTSAIQSVSVTSKVSGKIEKIYFKEGQIVKKGALLVKIDSSQIEKSLEQAEAILKRDLALFENAKKNLERYKELAQKGYVAQIDYDNALTNYKALESTIEADKANINYLKVQLSYYYLHSPIYGKAGEILVDEGNFIKENDKIITIINQISPIHVEFGLPESKLPKILESIKAGKEMKVEIYNENGQFLDTGPITFIDNTIDKSTASFKVKVTVPNKNELLWPGQFVKVKLKLDTYKDSIVIPSLAIQKGQMKDYVWVVSDNITADIKNIDIIYEYDNLTIIKGLNAGEKVVIDGAIKLKPKSPISLKKGKNEQR, via the coding sequence ATGAATAAGACCTTATTTTTCTTAATGGTTTTTTTTATCTCGGTTTCATGTACTAAAAAACCATCTGAAAACCCTAAAAAGCAAGCACAACCTGTCCCCGTGGAGATAGCTATCGCTGAAAAGAAAGATATACCAGTAGTATTAGAATCATTTGGTCAAACCTCTGCTATCCAATCAGTGTCTGTCACGTCGAAGGTATCAGGAAAAATTGAAAAAATATACTTTAAAGAAGGTCAAATCGTAAAAAAAGGCGCACTACTTGTAAAAATAGATTCCTCTCAAATCGAAAAGAGCTTGGAACAAGCAGAAGCCATTTTAAAAAGAGATCTGGCTTTATTTGAAAATGCTAAAAAAAATTTAGAACGCTATAAAGAATTAGCTCAAAAAGGATACGTAGCTCAAATAGACTATGATAATGCCCTGACAAACTACAAAGCTTTGGAATCCACCATCGAAGCTGATAAAGCAAACATTAACTACCTAAAAGTTCAACTATCTTATTATTACCTACACTCACCAATTTATGGCAAAGCAGGAGAAATCCTTGTAGATGAAGGGAATTTTATAAAAGAAAACGATAAAATCATCACAATCATAAACCAGATATCCCCTATCCATGTAGAATTTGGCCTTCCAGAAAGCAAACTACCCAAAATACTTGAATCTATCAAAGCTGGAAAAGAGATGAAAGTAGAGATATATAATGAAAACGGTCAATTCTTAGACACTGGGCCTATTACATTTATAGATAATACCATTGATAAATCTACGGCATCATTTAAAGTAAAAGTTACTGTACCAAACAAAAATGAGCTACTATGGCCAGGTCAATTCGTGAAAGTAAAACTAAAATTAGATACTTATAAGGATAGTATAGTAATACCATCTTTGGCGATTCAAAAAGGGCAGATGAAAGATTATGTCTGGGTTGTTTCTGACAATATCACTGCAGATATAAAGAATATCGATATAATTTATGAGTACGATAATTTAACAATAATAAAAGGTTTAAATGCTGGGGAGAAAGTAGTTATCGACGGCGCAATCAAACTCAAACCAAAATCACCAATAAGCTTAAAAAAAGGGAAAAATGAGCAACGATAA